One window of the Prochlorococcus marinus XMU1411 genome contains the following:
- a CDS encoding M3 family metallopeptidase: MDTSIFKYGELPEFKKFTPENISKQFPVVLEKIDKDFKNIEKNLSNYLIQNDLNWDKVINPLNEVNEILRWSWGVISHLNAVNNSESLRDIYSKFLPEIISLSNKFGQSKIIYNCLVKLKDTNNFDQIKERILDKEILEMQHRGISLQTNDQEEFNKISEKLGKLSTDFSNNVLDATNKWFLILNKKSEVDGLPERVLELMAISAHNQSKKDEEVDIKNGPWKLSLDIPTYTSFMTYSTDRNLREKLYKAFVGRASKGENNNSQIIEEILSLRTKQANLLGYKNWAELSLSTKMAKEIKNVEKLLEELREPAFKTAKIELETLDKFSKANGFPKSQNIEPWDISYWSELLRKEKLNLDQESLRPWFPLSDVLKGLFKLSEKLFEIKVVEATDKAPLWNDEVLFFNILNKEDNKIASFYLDPYSRPESKRGGAWMDECLNKNNVGKKTLPVAYLVCNQTPPSKDKPSLMSFEEVQTLFHEFGHGLQHMLTTVNLPQAAGINNVEWDAVELPSQFMENWCFHKNTLMNIANHYKTGEKLSDENFEKLLKNRTFNCGMATLRQLHFAITDLRLHSNIDKNQGKTADEIRREIAKQTTVIEPIQEDQFLCCFSHIFAGGYSAGYYSYKWAEVLSADAFSMFEEADLENPENLKSIGKKFKDTILSLGGSLPPLDIFKLFRGRKPQTDSLIRHLGLSGAN; the protein is encoded by the coding sequence ATGGATACATCAATTTTTAAATATGGAGAATTACCAGAATTTAAAAAATTTACTCCCGAAAACATAAGTAAACAATTTCCAGTAGTACTAGAGAAGATAGACAAAGACTTTAAAAACATAGAGAAAAATTTATCTAATTATTTGATTCAAAATGATTTAAATTGGGATAAGGTAATAAATCCATTAAATGAAGTCAATGAAATTCTTAGATGGAGTTGGGGTGTAATAAGTCATCTAAATGCTGTAAATAATTCTGAAAGTCTTAGAGATATTTATTCAAAATTTCTTCCAGAGATTATTAGCTTGAGTAATAAATTTGGACAAAGTAAAATAATTTACAATTGTTTAGTCAAACTTAAAGATACGAATAACTTTGATCAAATCAAGGAAAGAATTTTAGATAAGGAAATTCTTGAGATGCAGCATAGAGGAATTTCACTGCAAACAAATGATCAAGAAGAATTCAATAAAATTTCAGAAAAGCTTGGAAAACTTTCAACAGACTTCAGCAACAATGTTCTTGATGCCACTAACAAATGGTTTTTAATATTAAATAAAAAATCTGAAGTTGATGGTCTTCCTGAACGAGTTCTTGAATTGATGGCAATTTCTGCACACAATCAGTCAAAAAAAGATGAAGAAGTTGATATTAAAAATGGTCCTTGGAAATTAAGTCTAGATATTCCAACTTATACTTCATTTATGACATATTCCACCGACCGTAACCTTAGAGAAAAACTATATAAGGCATTCGTTGGGAGAGCTTCTAAAGGAGAAAATAATAATTCTCAAATTATAGAAGAGATATTATCTCTTAGAACTAAACAGGCTAATCTTCTCGGTTATAAAAATTGGGCAGAACTAAGTTTGTCAACGAAAATGGCGAAAGAAATTAAAAATGTTGAGAAGCTTTTAGAAGAATTGAGAGAACCAGCATTCAAAACCGCAAAAATCGAATTAGAAACGCTCGATAAGTTCTCTAAAGCTAATGGTTTTCCAAAATCGCAGAATATTGAGCCATGGGATATTAGTTATTGGTCTGAACTGCTTAGAAAGGAAAAGCTGAATTTGGATCAGGAGTCTTTGAGACCTTGGTTCCCACTAAGTGATGTTTTGAAAGGTTTATTTAAATTAAGTGAGAAGCTTTTTGAAATTAAAGTAGTGGAGGCAACTGACAAGGCGCCACTATGGAATGATGAAGTTTTATTTTTTAATATCCTTAACAAAGAAGATAACAAAATAGCATCTTTTTACCTTGATCCATATTCTCGGCCTGAATCAAAGAGAGGAGGGGCTTGGATGGATGAATGTTTGAATAAAAATAATGTTGGCAAAAAGACACTTCCTGTAGCTTATCTTGTTTGTAATCAGACTCCACCTTCAAAAGATAAACCTAGTTTGATGAGTTTTGAAGAAGTTCAGACACTCTTCCATGAATTTGGTCATGGTCTTCAACACATGCTTACTACTGTAAATCTTCCTCAAGCAGCTGGCATCAATAATGTTGAATGGGATGCGGTCGAACTTCCAAGTCAATTTATGGAAAACTGGTGTTTCCATAAAAATACACTTATGAATATTGCTAATCACTATAAAACAGGAGAAAAATTATCCGATGAGAATTTTGAGAAGCTCCTAAAGAATAGAACTTTTAATTGTGGTATGGCTACTCTTAGACAACTACATTTTGCAATTACAGACCTCAGATTACACAGTAATATTGATAAAAACCAAGGCAAAACAGCAGACGAAATAAGAAGAGAAATTGCAAAACAAACTACTGTTATTGAACCAATTCAAGAAGATCAATTTCTTTGTTGTTTTAGTCACATATTTGCAGGAGGATATTCTGCAGGATATTACTCCTATAAGTGGGCTGAAGTTCTAAGTGCCGATGCCTTTTCAATGTTCGAAGAGGCTGATCTAGAAAATCCTGAAAATTTAAAGTCAATAGGCAAGAAATTTAAAGATACAATACTTAGCTTAGGTGGAAGCTTACCTCCATTAGACATATTCAAACTATTCAGGGGAAGAAAACCACAAACAGATTCCTTAATAAG
- a CDS encoding NAD(P)H-quinone oxidoreductase subunit 4: MNLESFPWLSSIVLLPLIGALIMPFLSSREGEDNTLPRNISLSFLFIDFLLIIGVLFQKFNPSYSSLQLIERAAWLPSIGLEWSLGVDGLSAPLVALSGLITFLSAAASWKIKKKSNLYFALLLIQASAQALVFLSQDFLLFFLAWELELVPVYLLIAIWGGKKKLYAATKFILYTALASLLILISGLALALSGDTFTLNITDLTNKHVTGSLALLSYLGFLIGFGVKLPIFPLHTWLPDAHGEANAPVSMLLAGILLKMGGYALLRFNVQILPEVHLQIAPALIILGIINIIYGALNAFAQDNVKRRIACSSVSHMGFVLLGIGAVDALGISGAMLQMISHGLIAAAMFFVTGSFYERTNTLSIPNMGGLAKVLPITFAFFLASSLASLALPGMSGFISEITVFLGITSQEGFSSLFRSITILIAAIGLVLTPIYLLSMCRRVFFGPRIPALATVKEMNGRELTIGFSLLLPTLVIGFWPKIAINLYESSTNALSQQLTLAKLIGLIPNLVN; the protein is encoded by the coding sequence ATGAATTTAGAATCTTTTCCATGGCTATCTTCTATCGTTTTACTGCCTCTAATTGGAGCATTAATAATGCCTTTCTTGAGTTCGAGAGAAGGAGAAGATAATACACTCCCTAGAAATATCTCATTAAGTTTTTTATTTATAGATTTCCTACTAATTATTGGAGTGCTTTTCCAAAAATTTAACCCTTCATATAGCTCTTTGCAACTTATAGAAAGAGCTGCTTGGTTACCATCCATAGGCTTAGAGTGGTCACTTGGCGTGGATGGATTATCTGCTCCATTAGTAGCTTTGAGTGGGTTAATTACATTTTTATCAGCTGCCGCAAGTTGGAAAATAAAGAAAAAATCTAATTTATATTTTGCTCTTTTATTAATTCAAGCATCAGCTCAAGCACTAGTTTTCCTCTCTCAAGATTTCTTATTATTTTTCTTAGCTTGGGAACTTGAGTTAGTTCCCGTATACCTACTTATTGCAATTTGGGGAGGGAAAAAGAAATTATATGCTGCAACTAAATTTATTCTTTATACAGCTTTAGCATCTTTATTAATACTCATTAGCGGATTAGCACTTGCCTTGAGTGGTGATACCTTTACTTTAAATATTACTGATTTAACCAATAAACACGTAACAGGTAGCCTAGCATTATTATCCTATCTAGGATTTTTAATTGGTTTTGGAGTCAAACTTCCTATTTTTCCTCTTCATACTTGGTTACCCGATGCGCATGGTGAGGCTAATGCCCCTGTATCAATGTTACTTGCCGGAATACTTCTAAAAATGGGAGGCTATGCTCTCTTAAGATTCAATGTACAAATATTACCTGAAGTACATCTGCAAATTGCACCTGCATTAATTATTCTTGGGATCATTAATATAATTTACGGAGCACTAAATGCATTCGCACAAGATAATGTTAAAAGGAGAATTGCATGTAGCTCAGTAAGTCATATGGGCTTTGTTCTCTTAGGAATTGGAGCCGTGGATGCATTGGGCATAAGTGGAGCCATGCTTCAAATGATTAGCCACGGGCTTATTGCAGCTGCTATGTTTTTTGTTACAGGCTCATTCTATGAAAGAACAAACACTCTTTCCATCCCAAATATGGGAGGTTTAGCAAAGGTTTTGCCAATAACTTTTGCATTTTTCTTAGCAAGTTCTCTAGCTTCCCTCGCATTGCCTGGCATGAGCGGTTTTATTAGTGAAATAACTGTATTTCTAGGCATAACTAGTCAGGAGGGCTTCAGCTCTCTCTTCAGATCAATAACAATCCTAATAGCAGCTATTGGTCTAGTACTAACACCAATATATCTACTATCCATGTGTAGAAGAGTATTCTTTGGCCCTAGAATTCCTGCACTAGCAACGGTTAAAGAAATGAATGGTAGAGAATTAACGATTGGTTTCAGTTTATTATTGCCTACTTTAGTAATAGGTTTTTGGCCGAAAATCGCCATAAATTTATACGAATCTTCCACCAATGCTCTCAGTCAGCAGCTTACTTTAGCTAAGTTAATAGGATTAATCCCAAATTTAGTTAATTAA
- the thrB gene encoding homoserine kinase — protein MSIPEVGKKIRVTVPSTTANLGPGFDCLGAALDLYNEFIFTRIEGGGDRFDLIMESTDGNHLRGGPENLVFRAAQKVWESAKMNPFALEARVKLAVPPARGLGSSATAIVAGLIGANAIMNSPLSKEKLLELAIDIEGHPDNVVPSLLGGLCLTARSSSQRWRIIRCDWHDSIKAVVAIPAIRLSTSEARKVMPKNVPISDAVTNMGALTLLLNGLKAGNDELIREGMFDKLHEPYRWKLIKGGLEVKDAALKAGAFGCAISGAGPSILALCKKENGKSVSQAMVKAWEKSGVASRAPFLNVQTTGSQFSTMPTK, from the coding sequence ATGTCTATTCCTGAAGTAGGTAAAAAAATAAGAGTAACAGTACCTTCCACAACTGCTAATTTAGGACCTGGGTTCGACTGCCTTGGAGCAGCATTAGATCTATATAATGAATTTATTTTTACAAGAATTGAAGGTGGTGGAGATAGATTTGATTTAATAATGGAAAGTACAGATGGCAATCATTTAAGAGGAGGACCTGAAAACTTAGTTTTTAGAGCGGCTCAGAAGGTATGGGAAAGTGCAAAAATGAATCCTTTTGCACTTGAAGCAAGAGTTAAGTTGGCCGTACCACCTGCCCGAGGACTTGGAAGTAGTGCTACAGCAATAGTTGCTGGACTAATTGGAGCAAATGCAATAATGAACTCCCCATTGTCCAAAGAAAAACTCCTAGAACTTGCCATTGACATAGAAGGTCATCCTGACAATGTAGTCCCTTCTCTATTAGGGGGGCTTTGCTTGACAGCCCGTTCTTCTTCTCAAAGATGGAGAATCATACGATGTGATTGGCACGACTCCATTAAAGCGGTTGTAGCAATACCTGCTATTCGTTTGAGCACAAGTGAAGCAAGAAAGGTTATGCCTAAAAATGTACCAATATCTGATGCAGTGACAAATATGGGGGCACTTACTTTATTACTAAATGGATTAAAAGCAGGAAATGATGAACTAATAAGAGAAGGAATGTTTGATAAGTTACATGAACCTTACAGATGGAAACTTATTAAGGGAGGACTTGAAGTCAAAGATGCTGCACTAAAAGCGGGGGCTTTCGGATGCGCAATTAGTGGAGCTGGACCAAGTATCTTGGCTTTGTGTAAAAAGGAAAATGGCAAATCTGTCAGTCAAGCGATGGTAAAAGCATGGGAAAAGTCAGGTGTAGCAAGTAGAGCACCATTCTTAAACGTTCAAACAACAGGCAGTCAATTTAGCACTATGCCTACTAAGTAG
- a CDS encoding glucokinase, whose translation MNFLACDLGGTKVLLGIYKKDVNGNSPNLILKKKYISSEWASFELILEDFLKNECRNFNYPSSACFAVAGPISNDNANIINLSWNISGKDLKNKFNFKSCELINDFAVQIYGIPFLKKSQYSIIQNGSTSQGANKDLHAIVGAGTGLGIARGIISGSNVIVLSSEGGHVEYSPKSKSEWELKIWLKNYLNVERISCERIISGTGLSRIAEWRLSKSDAKYHPLQKYFKGINISDALRKELPEKICSLSNEGDQLMIEAENIWLNAYASLLGDVALQELCFGGLWISGGTAPKHFKNFKSNLFMKQFFDKGRLKDILRTIPLKVILDEEFGLFSAACRAKMLLKTK comes from the coding sequence ATGAATTTTCTCGCTTGTGATTTAGGAGGGACGAAGGTTCTATTGGGAATATACAAAAAAGATGTAAATGGTAATTCTCCCAATTTAATCTTAAAAAAGAAATATATTTCTTCTGAATGGGCCTCTTTTGAATTAATACTTGAAGATTTTCTCAAAAATGAATGCCGAAACTTTAATTATCCTTCCTCAGCTTGTTTCGCTGTGGCGGGTCCTATATCTAATGACAACGCAAATATTATTAATTTATCGTGGAATATTTCTGGGAAAGATTTAAAAAATAAGTTCAATTTCAAAAGTTGTGAGCTAATAAATGATTTTGCAGTGCAAATTTATGGAATACCTTTTTTAAAAAAAAGTCAATATTCCATAATCCAAAATGGATCAACCTCTCAAGGAGCTAACAAAGATTTACATGCCATTGTTGGAGCTGGGACTGGTTTAGGTATCGCTAGAGGAATAATATCAGGCAGTAACGTAATAGTTTTATCTAGCGAAGGTGGACATGTCGAATACTCGCCGAAATCAAAATCAGAATGGGAACTAAAGATTTGGCTCAAAAATTATCTAAATGTTGAAAGGATATCTTGTGAAAGAATTATTAGCGGTACTGGTTTGTCAAGAATAGCCGAGTGGAGACTTAGCAAATCTGATGCTAAATACCATCCTCTACAAAAATATTTCAAAGGAATTAATATTTCCGATGCCTTGAGAAAAGAACTACCAGAAAAAATTTGTTCTCTTTCGAACGAGGGTGATCAGTTAATGATTGAAGCTGAGAATATATGGTTAAATGCTTATGCTTCTTTATTGGGAGATGTTGCTCTTCAAGAACTATGCTTTGGAGGTTTGTGGATCTCTGGAGGAACCGCACCAAAACATTTCAAAAACTTTAAATCGAATTTATTTATGAAACAATTTTTTGATAAAGGAAGATTAAAAGATATTCTTAGAACTATACCTTTGAAAGTAATTTTAGATGAAGAATTTGGACTCTTTAGTGCAGCCTGCAGGGCAAAAATGCTTTTAAAAACAAAATAA
- the thrS gene encoding threonine--tRNA ligase: protein MPIITLPDGSKKVFEKSVTILEIAQSIGAGLAKATIAGKVNDVLIDATIPINRDSKVVIITSKDKEGIEIIRHSFAHLIGHAVKQIYSDIKMAIGPVIEDGFYYDIFSEYRFTPEDLIKIENRINKLIKTNYDVEILQVSKEEAIKTFKERDETFKLKIIEEIPEEGLINLYKHEEYIDMCRGPHVPNTRHLRHFKLLKLSGSYWRGNSENESLQRIYGTAWAKEKELNDYLKRIEEAEKRDHRKLGKKHSLFHIQDESPGMIFWHPNGWTIYQVLEEYIRGILKKNNYLEIKTPQAVDKSLWEKSGHWEKFRDDMFTTASENRTYAIKPMNCPCHIQVFNQGLKSYKDLPIRLAEFGSCHRNEPSGALHGLMRVRNFTQDDAHIFCTEEQIQEEVSTFIDLVFEVYKTFGFNEIIIKLSTRPEKRVGSEEIWDKSEEALTKALDNKNLKWELQPGEGAFYGPKIEFSLKDCLNRVWQCGTIQVDFSMPIRLDATYIDVDNEKRNPVMLHRAILGSFERFIGILIEQYEAKFPIWLAPYQIILLSITDRNIEKCLEFNQLMSSRGYRAKVDIRNEKIGYKIREATLGRVPLIGVIGDKEEETDSVALRALDGKNLGIFNLPEIFKLMDELIEKKGRTE, encoded by the coding sequence ATGCCAATAATTACCTTGCCTGATGGTTCAAAAAAGGTTTTTGAAAAATCTGTAACTATTCTAGAAATTGCCCAGAGTATAGGGGCTGGATTAGCTAAAGCAACAATTGCTGGGAAAGTAAATGATGTTCTAATTGATGCAACTATTCCTATAAATAGAGATTCCAAAGTTGTAATCATCACATCAAAAGATAAAGAAGGAATTGAAATAATAAGACATTCCTTCGCTCACCTTATTGGTCATGCAGTTAAACAAATTTACTCTGATATTAAAATGGCTATTGGGCCTGTAATTGAAGATGGTTTTTATTACGATATTTTCTCTGAATACAGATTTACTCCTGAAGATTTAATAAAAATCGAAAATAGAATTAATAAATTAATAAAAACAAACTATGACGTTGAAATTTTACAAGTTTCTAAAGAAGAGGCAATTAAAACTTTTAAAGAAAGAGATGAGACTTTTAAATTAAAAATAATTGAAGAAATTCCTGAAGAAGGTCTCATCAATTTATATAAGCACGAAGAATATATCGACATGTGTAGAGGGCCTCACGTACCTAACACAAGACATTTGAGACACTTTAAGTTACTTAAATTATCAGGTTCATACTGGAGAGGTAATAGCGAGAATGAATCATTACAGAGAATATATGGAACTGCATGGGCTAAAGAAAAAGAACTCAATGACTACTTAAAAAGAATTGAAGAGGCTGAAAAAAGAGATCATAGAAAACTTGGAAAAAAACATTCACTTTTTCATATACAAGATGAATCTCCAGGAATGATTTTTTGGCATCCGAATGGATGGACAATCTATCAGGTACTGGAAGAATACATAAGAGGAATACTTAAAAAAAATAATTATTTAGAAATTAAAACCCCACAAGCTGTTGATAAATCACTTTGGGAAAAATCCGGTCACTGGGAAAAATTCAGAGATGATATGTTTACTACCGCATCAGAAAATAGAACTTATGCAATTAAACCAATGAATTGTCCATGCCATATTCAAGTATTTAATCAAGGTTTAAAAAGTTACAAGGATTTACCTATTCGTCTTGCTGAATTCGGTTCTTGCCACAGAAATGAGCCCTCTGGAGCACTACACGGATTGATGAGAGTAAGAAACTTTACTCAAGATGATGCACATATATTTTGCACAGAAGAACAAATCCAAGAAGAGGTATCTACTTTTATTGATCTTGTTTTCGAGGTTTATAAAACTTTTGGTTTTAATGAAATCATTATTAAATTATCAACTCGTCCTGAAAAAAGGGTTGGAAGTGAAGAGATTTGGGATAAATCAGAAGAGGCTCTTACCAAAGCTCTCGATAATAAGAATCTAAAATGGGAACTTCAACCTGGGGAAGGTGCTTTTTATGGCCCAAAAATAGAATTCTCATTAAAAGATTGTCTTAATAGAGTCTGGCAATGTGGAACAATTCAGGTTGATTTCTCAATGCCAATAAGATTGGATGCCACTTACATTGATGTAGATAATGAAAAAAGAAATCCAGTAATGCTTCACAGAGCAATTTTAGGATCCTTTGAAAGATTTATTGGGATTTTAATTGAACAATATGAAGCTAAATTTCCAATCTGGCTTGCACCATATCAAATAATTTTATTAAGCATTACCGATAGAAATATTGAAAAGTGTTTAGAGTTTAATCAATTAATGAGTTCTAGGGGTTATCGAGCAAAAGTTGATATTAGAAATGAAAAAATAGGATATAAAATAAGGGAGGCAACTCTTGGGAGAGTTCCCTTAATTGGAGTTATTGGAGATAAAGAAGAGGAAACTGATTCAGTAGCCTTAAGAGCTTTAGATGGGAAAAATTTAGGAATTTTCAATTTACCCGAAATATTCAAATTAATGGACGAATTAATAGAAAAAAAAGGGAGAACAGAATAA
- the trpS gene encoding tryptophan--tRNA ligase, with protein MANKKRILSGVQPTGDLHIGNWLGAINNWVALQDQYETFLCVVDLHAITATYNPKELSKNTLSTAALYVACGIDPEICSIFVQSQISAHSELCWILNCMTPINWMERMIQFKEKSIQQGNNVSIGLFDYPILMAADILLYDADFVPVGEDQKQHLELARDIAQQRINARFSKDKNILKIPQPIIMKNGSKIMSLIDGSKKMSKSDPNEGSRINLLDPPEIITKKIKRAKSDSSIGIEFNNPERPESKNLLMIYSILTGKEISQCENEFLETGWGTFKKLITQQLIESLEPIQKKYKLLINDPYQLNKILDQGKEKAEDLANKTLKRVKSKLGFFEMEK; from the coding sequence ATGGCGAATAAAAAAAGAATTCTTTCTGGAGTTCAACCAACTGGTGATTTACACATTGGGAACTGGCTTGGGGCCATTAATAATTGGGTTGCGCTTCAAGATCAATATGAAACATTTCTGTGTGTAGTTGATTTGCACGCAATCACAGCTACATATAATCCTAAAGAATTATCCAAGAATACTCTTTCCACTGCGGCTTTGTACGTTGCTTGTGGGATAGACCCCGAAATATGCTCAATTTTTGTCCAAAGTCAAATTTCTGCTCATTCAGAACTTTGTTGGATATTAAATTGCATGACCCCAATAAATTGGATGGAAAGAATGATTCAATTTAAAGAAAAATCTATACAACAGGGTAATAATGTATCTATTGGATTATTTGACTATCCGATCCTGATGGCGGCAGACATCCTTCTGTATGATGCTGACTTTGTACCAGTTGGAGAGGATCAAAAACAACATCTTGAACTTGCCAGAGATATTGCACAACAAAGAATTAATGCCAGATTTAGTAAAGATAAAAATATTTTAAAAATCCCTCAGCCAATTATTATGAAGAATGGTTCAAAAATAATGAGTTTAATTGATGGTTCAAAGAAGATGAGCAAGAGTGATCCTAATGAGGGCAGTCGCATTAACTTATTAGATCCTCCTGAAATAATCACAAAAAAAATTAAAAGAGCAAAAAGTGACAGTTCTATTGGAATTGAATTTAACAACCCTGAGAGACCAGAATCTAAAAATCTATTGATGATTTATTCAATATTAACTGGCAAAGAGATTTCTCAATGTGAAAATGAATTCTTAGAGACTGGATGGGGGACATTTAAAAAATTAATTACTCAACAACTTATTGAATCACTAGAACCTATTCAGAAAAAATATAAATTATTAATTAATGATCCCTATCAACTAAATAAAATCCTTGATCAAGGGAAGGAAAAAGCTGAAGATTTAGCAAATAAGACTTTAAAAAGAGTTAAATCAAAATTGGGATTCTTTGAAATGGAGAAATAA